Proteins encoded within one genomic window of Trichomycterus rosablanca isolate fTriRos1 chromosome 7, fTriRos1.hap1, whole genome shotgun sequence:
- the ube2d4 gene encoding ubiquitin-conjugating enzyme E2 D4 yields the protein MALKRIQKELTDLQRDPPAQCSAGPVGEDLFHWQATIMGPNDSPYQGGVFFLTIHFPTDYPFKPPKVAFTTKIYHPNINSNGSICLDILRSQWSPALTVSKVLLSICSLLCDPNPDDPLVPEIAHTYKADREKYNRLAREWTQKYAM from the exons ATGGCGTTGAAGAGGATCCAAAAG GAGTTAACAGACCTACAGAGGGACCCACCTGCACAGTGTTCAGCAGGACCAGTGGGAGAAGACT tGTTTCACTGGCAGGCAACGATAATGGGGCCG AACGACAGTCCTTACCAAGGTGGCGTCTTCTTCCTCACTATTCACTTCCCTACAGATTACCCCTTCAAACCTCCTAAG GTGGCGTTCACGACGAAGATTTACCATCCCAACATCAACAGTAACGGCAGCATCTGCCTCGACATCCTGCGCTCGCAGTGGTCTCCTGCACTCACTGTATCGAAAG TCCTGCTCTCTATCTGTTCCCTGTTATGTGACCCAAACCCCGATGACCCTCTAGTGCCTGAGattgcacacacatacaaagcTGACAGAGAAAA GTACAACAGACTAGCAAGAGAATGGACGCAAAAGTACGCCATGTGA